The Kitasatospora paranensis genome has a window encoding:
- a CDS encoding CoA pyrophosphatase, translating to MTVRVQRDGLPAWLLPVRAAAETVRPEQLSRFLPPPTGGRPSAVLMLFGDGPAGPDLLLIERARSLRSHAGQPSFPGGALDPEDGDPAGPGPIAAALREAEEETGLDPAGVQVFATLPALYIPVSGFVVTPVLGWWRRETPVAPVDPAETGAVFRVPIADLTDPANRARLRHPSGFTGPAFEVADRLVWGFTAGVIDRVLHHSGLERPWDTERTLALSDEALDLSYRDRDRLRDGLTGRPGDRTPRAAG from the coding sequence GTGACGGTCCGCGTCCAGCGGGACGGCCTCCCCGCGTGGCTGCTGCCGGTGCGGGCCGCCGCCGAGACGGTCCGCCCCGAGCAGCTCAGCCGCTTCCTGCCGCCGCCCACCGGCGGCCGCCCGTCGGCCGTACTGATGCTGTTCGGCGACGGCCCGGCCGGGCCCGACCTGCTGCTGATCGAACGGGCCCGCTCCCTGCGCTCGCACGCGGGCCAGCCGTCCTTCCCCGGCGGCGCGCTGGACCCGGAGGACGGCGACCCGGCCGGCCCCGGGCCGATCGCCGCCGCCCTGCGCGAGGCCGAGGAGGAGACCGGGCTCGACCCGGCCGGCGTCCAGGTCTTCGCGACCCTGCCTGCGCTCTACATCCCGGTGAGCGGCTTCGTGGTGACCCCGGTGCTCGGCTGGTGGCGCCGGGAGACCCCGGTCGCGCCGGTCGACCCGGCGGAGACCGGCGCCGTGTTCCGGGTGCCGATCGCCGACCTCACCGACCCGGCCAACCGCGCCCGGCTGCGGCACCCGTCGGGGTTCACCGGTCCGGCCTTCGAGGTCGCCGACCGGTTGGTCTGGGGCTTCACGGCTGGCGTGATCGACCGTGTCCTGCACCACAGCGGACTGGAGCGGCCGTGGGACACCGAGCGGACGCTGGCCCTCTCCGACGAGGCCCTCGACCTGTCCTACCGCGACCGTGACCGGCTGCGGGACGGCCTCACCGGCCGTCCCGGCGACCGGACCCCGCGCGCTGCCGGCTGA
- a CDS encoding prohibitin family protein — MLLISLLLLALGITLAVLRRRRVVRSRSAAVAGLLSGVVGLLLALSTFAYVVEPYEVGVPTTLGSVGGTWQSGLHLKSPLTDVTTFSTRPADLDLTGKDTVEVRSSEGGVLYADLTVKWSIDPAHTLALFKLAGSASAVQQRLVYPDSREIVRNVFARHTGVEGYSSQREAISAEIDRLITERLAPRGILVNGVNLRNVRPSDNLQKAIDQKIQQEQATAQAEAAVLTAKAEAEKRKIDSESTAAANRVIADSLTDRMLMSQCIEAFKAAAEKNPVYASPCGSNGSPVIVDGTKR; from the coding sequence ATGCTCCTCATATCCCTGCTGCTCCTCGCCCTCGGCATCACGCTGGCCGTGCTGCGGCGCCGCCGCGTCGTCCGGTCTCGGTCCGCCGCCGTCGCCGGCCTGCTCTCCGGCGTCGTGGGCCTGCTGCTCGCCCTCAGCACCTTCGCCTACGTCGTCGAGCCGTACGAGGTGGGGGTGCCGACCACGCTCGGCTCGGTCGGTGGCACCTGGCAGTCGGGGCTGCACCTGAAGTCGCCGCTGACCGACGTCACGACCTTCTCGACCCGGCCGGCCGATCTCGACCTGACCGGCAAGGACACCGTCGAGGTGCGCTCCTCCGAGGGCGGCGTGCTATACGCGGACCTCACCGTGAAGTGGTCGATCGACCCGGCGCACACCCTCGCGCTGTTCAAGCTGGCGGGCAGCGCCTCGGCGGTCCAGCAGCGGCTGGTCTACCCGGACAGCCGCGAGATCGTGCGCAACGTGTTCGCCAGGCACACCGGCGTCGAGGGGTACTCCTCGCAGCGCGAGGCGATCAGTGCCGAGATCGACCGGCTCATCACCGAGCGGCTCGCCCCGCGCGGCATCCTGGTCAACGGGGTGAACCTGCGCAACGTCCGGCCGAGCGACAACCTGCAGAAGGCGATCGACCAGAAGATCCAACAGGAGCAGGCCACCGCGCAGGCCGAGGCGGCGGTGCTCACCGCGAAGGCCGAGGCGGAGAAGCGGAAGATCGACTCGGAGAGCACCGCGGCGGCGAACCGGGTGATCGCCGACTCGCTGACCGACCGGATGCTGATGAGCCAGTGCATCGAGGCGTTCAAGGCGGCCGCGGAGAAGAACCCGGTCTACGCCAGCCCTTGCGGCTCGAACGGCAGCCCGGTGATCGTCGACGGGACGAAGCGGTAG
- a CDS encoding NRDE family protein — protein sequence MFVSIDPVSPAPVVVLAARDEYADRAWLPPARHWPQQPRLLGGLDLLAGGTWLAVRPGSEAAGPRLGCILNGFGRPADPAGRLSRGELPLLAAAGDGLDDRDWERYDPFHLVTAEPGLVAVLSWNGTGLTRQTLGPGLHGIINDGMEGTAGHRTSSQRASRMMAARLAHFRPRLASAPRPAPALGPAAGADTPTDRAWGEWSVIADGDGLDRTDPAALVQHRDFGDGRVWATTSLSLVALGPAGVRYDFNPAPGNAAWHHVETAGPAG from the coding sequence GTGTTCGTCAGTATCGATCCCGTCTCACCCGCCCCGGTGGTCGTCCTCGCGGCGCGGGACGAGTACGCCGACCGGGCCTGGCTGCCGCCGGCCCGGCACTGGCCGCAGCAGCCCCGGCTGCTGGGCGGCCTGGACCTGCTGGCGGGCGGCACCTGGCTCGCCGTACGGCCGGGCAGCGAGGCAGCGGGCCCGCGGCTCGGCTGCATCCTCAACGGGTTCGGCCGGCCCGCCGACCCGGCCGGCCGGCTCTCCCGCGGGGAACTGCCGCTGCTGGCCGCCGCGGGCGACGGCCTCGACGACCGCGACTGGGAGCGCTACGACCCCTTCCACCTGGTCACCGCCGAGCCCGGCCTGGTCGCGGTGCTGAGCTGGAACGGCACCGGGCTGACCCGGCAGACGCTCGGCCCCGGGCTGCACGGCATCATCAACGACGGGATGGAGGGAACCGCCGGGCACCGCACCTCCTCCCAGCGCGCCTCCCGGATGATGGCGGCCCGGCTCGCCCACTTCCGGCCGCGGCTGGCGTCCGCGCCCCGGCCCGCGCCCGCGCTCGGGCCCGCGGCCGGCGCGGACACCCCGACCGACCGGGCATGGGGCGAGTGGTCCGTCATCGCCGACGGCGACGGCCTGGACCGGACGGACCCGGCCGCGCTCGTCCAGCACCGCGACTTCGGCGACGGCCGGGTCTGGGCGACGACCTCGCTCTCCCTGGTGGCCCTCGGGCCGGCCGGGGTGCGCTACGACTTCAACCCCGCCCCGGGCAACGCCGCCTGGCACCATGTCGAGACCGCCGGGCCGGCCGGCTGA
- a CDS encoding acetylxylan esterase: protein MHTDLSEEALRAYRSAQQAPADFDAFWQLTLQEARAAGGTVTVEPVDTGLATVDVHDVTFPGYGGEPIRAWLRLPRGARGPLPAVVQYVGYGGGRGHALENLLWASAGFAHLQMDTRGQGSGWSRGDTPDSGPAGPQVPGVLTRGIGAPHDYYYRRLFTDAVRAVDAVRGLPQVDPARVAVLGQSQGGGIALAAAALVPELTAAVAHVPFLCDFPRAVVVTDAHPFREIADYLAAHRRSEQTVHRTLAYIDGVNFARRARIPARFSVALMDAVVPPSTVYAAYHAYAGPKELDVWRYSGHEAGGPDDDEAALRFLRERLRP, encoded by the coding sequence GTGCACACCGACCTGTCCGAGGAGGCGCTCCGGGCCTACCGGAGCGCCCAGCAGGCACCGGCGGACTTCGACGCCTTCTGGCAGCTCACCCTGCAGGAGGCCAGGGCGGCCGGCGGGACGGTCACCGTCGAGCCCGTCGACACCGGCCTGGCCACCGTGGACGTCCACGACGTCACCTTCCCCGGCTACGGCGGGGAGCCGATCCGCGCCTGGCTGCGGCTGCCGCGCGGTGCGCGCGGCCCGCTGCCCGCCGTCGTCCAGTACGTCGGCTACGGCGGCGGCCGAGGCCACGCCCTGGAGAACCTGCTCTGGGCGTCGGCCGGGTTCGCGCACCTCCAGATGGACACCCGCGGCCAGGGCTCCGGCTGGAGCCGCGGCGACACCCCCGACTCCGGCCCCGCCGGACCGCAGGTGCCCGGGGTGCTGACCCGCGGCATCGGCGCGCCGCACGACTACTACTACCGGCGGCTGTTCACCGATGCCGTCCGGGCCGTCGACGCCGTCCGGGGCCTGCCGCAGGTCGATCCGGCCAGGGTCGCGGTGCTCGGGCAGAGCCAGGGCGGCGGCATCGCGCTCGCGGCGGCCGCGCTCGTCCCGGAACTCACGGCAGCCGTCGCCCACGTGCCGTTCCTCTGCGACTTCCCGCGGGCCGTCGTCGTCACCGACGCCCACCCCTTCCGGGAGATCGCCGACTACCTGGCGGCGCACCGCCGGAGCGAGCAGACGGTGCACCGCACCCTCGCCTACATCGACGGGGTCAACTTCGCGCGCCGCGCCCGCATCCCGGCCCGCTTCTCGGTGGCGCTGATGGACGCGGTCGTGCCCCCGTCGACCGTCTATGCGGCCTACCACGCGTACGCCGGGCCGAAGGAGCTCGACGTGTGGCGGTACAGCGGCCACGAGGCCGGCGGCCCCGACGACGACGAGGCGGCGCTGCGCTTCCTGCGCGAGCGGCTGCGCCCGTGA
- a CDS encoding carbohydrate ABC transporter permease, translating to MRHRTNHLAGLGSLVWLVVVGLPLYVLLTATLQTRADYAATGPLGIPTHLTLQNYLDDFSNGFGQYFLNTVIVTVSVVAIVLLVVPPLAYAIVRSRGRTTTTVFRLFLLGLAIPAQAVIVPMFYVISKAGLYDNLIGVILPTAAFSLPVCALILTGVMRDISPELYEAMAMDGAAPWRVFVQLVLPLSKGGLSTITVFSALQAWNGFLFPLVLTQSDDTKVITLGLYNFQTQYGINVPGLLAAVVLSMIPILLVYLFARRALVQGLMGVGGK from the coding sequence ATGAGGCACCGCACCAACCACCTGGCCGGGCTCGGCTCGCTGGTCTGGCTGGTCGTCGTGGGCCTGCCGCTCTACGTGCTGCTGACCGCGACCCTGCAGACCCGTGCCGACTACGCCGCCACCGGCCCGCTGGGCATCCCGACCCACCTGACCCTGCAGAACTACCTCGACGACTTCAGCAACGGATTCGGCCAGTACTTCCTCAACACCGTGATCGTCACGGTGAGCGTGGTCGCCATCGTGCTGCTGGTCGTGCCGCCGCTGGCCTACGCGATCGTGCGCAGCCGCGGCCGGACGACCACCACCGTCTTCCGGCTGTTCCTGCTGGGCCTGGCGATCCCCGCGCAGGCGGTGATCGTGCCGATGTTCTACGTCATCAGCAAGGCCGGCCTGTACGACAACCTGATCGGTGTGATCCTGCCGACCGCCGCGTTCTCGCTGCCGGTCTGCGCCCTGATCCTCACCGGCGTGATGCGCGACATCAGCCCCGAGCTGTACGAGGCCATGGCCATGGACGGCGCCGCCCCCTGGCGGGTGTTCGTCCAGCTCGTCCTGCCGCTGTCCAAGGGCGGCCTGTCGACCATCACGGTCTTCTCGGCCCTCCAGGCCTGGAACGGCTTCCTCTTCCCCCTGGTGCTCACCCAGTCCGACGACACCAAGGTGATCACCCTCGGGCTCTACAACTTCCAGACCCAGTACGGCATCAACGTCCCCGGCCTGCTGGCCGCCGTGGTGCTGTCGATGATCCCGATCCTGCTCGTCTACCTGTTCGCCCGCCGCGCCCTTGTCCAAGGGCTGATGGGGGTCGGAGGAAAGTGA
- a CDS encoding carbohydrate ABC transporter permease, with amino-acid sequence MTTTVTAAVVERRRAARRPAATVTRPGFVWAVPATLFFVLFAIVPLVLVAVLSFTRWDGLGAPEFAGFDNWVALFHDPVMLKSLWLSLLLTLLGVAVQTPISLLLGVWAAGPQRNRAVLSAIYFVPLLLSATAVSVLWRALLDPNFGVPSQATWLFGDGNLFGSQTGAIGVLVFVGAWQFTPFHTLIYQGAARAVPPVLYQAAAIDGAGTVRQFFHITLPQMRNAVITSTILMVVGGLTTFDTVLILTQGGPGTDTTISAYYMYQKAFKGFDFGAGSAIALLLVLVATVISLLVVRLSGYDRMRSTSEGL; translated from the coding sequence ATGACCACGACCGTAACCGCCGCAGTTGTGGAGAGGCGTCGGGCCGCTCGCCGGCCCGCCGCCACGGTGACCCGCCCGGGCTTCGTCTGGGCGGTTCCCGCCACCCTCTTCTTCGTCCTCTTCGCCATCGTCCCGCTGGTGCTGGTCGCCGTCCTCTCCTTCACCCGCTGGGACGGCCTCGGCGCACCCGAGTTCGCGGGGTTCGACAACTGGGTCGCGCTCTTCCACGACCCGGTGATGCTCAAGAGCCTCTGGCTCAGCCTGCTGCTCACCCTGCTCGGGGTCGCCGTCCAGACGCCGATCTCCCTGCTGCTCGGCGTCTGGGCCGCGGGCCCGCAGCGCAACCGCGCCGTGCTGTCGGCGATCTACTTCGTGCCGCTGCTGCTCTCGGCCACCGCCGTGTCCGTGCTGTGGCGGGCCCTGCTCGACCCGAACTTCGGCGTCCCCTCGCAGGCGACGTGGCTGTTCGGCGACGGCAACCTGTTCGGCTCGCAGACCGGCGCGATCGGCGTGCTGGTCTTCGTGGGGGCCTGGCAGTTCACCCCGTTCCACACACTGATCTACCAGGGCGCCGCCCGGGCCGTCCCGCCGGTGCTCTACCAGGCCGCCGCGATCGACGGCGCCGGCACCGTACGGCAGTTCTTCCACATCACGCTGCCGCAGATGCGCAACGCGGTCATCACCTCGACGATCCTCATGGTCGTCGGTGGCCTGACCACCTTCGACACCGTCCTGATCCTCACCCAGGGCGGGCCCGGCACCGACACCACGATCAGTGCCTACTACATGTACCAGAAGGCCTTCAAGGGCTTCGACTTCGGCGCCGGTTCGGCCATCGCGCTGCTGCTCGTCCTGGTGGCCACCGTCATCTCGCTCCTCGTCGTCCGCCTCTCCGGCTACGACAGGATGCGCAGCACCTCGGAGGGCCTGTGA
- a CDS encoding ABC transporter substrate-binding protein, whose amino-acid sequence MRRLSRLPRTLAGGTALLLGMTLAACGSGSGSSDAAGSGQIHVLVYGDATNKVEKQLVDTFNKTSKVKAVLDTIPGADYQQKLQTIINTKQAPDIFFNWGGGSIAPFVKADLLMPLDDMIKNDPGLKDNFLPSVFNTAVVGGKSYGIPMRGTQPVLLFNNKKVLADAGLTEPKTWDDLLNAVRVLKAKGVTPIALGGGDQWPTLMWFEYVYDRVAGPGLFEKALGGDKSAWNSEDSTKALGMLKQLIDAGAFGTNFDSVKFTDGGSPALLARGKAGFELMGSWEYSTQQDASPDFTKKDLGYGSFPTVTDGKGDPKDVVGNTNNFYSVLKKTKHPEAVAEFLKLQYSDEFVQAQLAIGNLPTTTNTSKFLGTAANPEYSTFQFDLVKQAPSFQLSWDQAYPPAAITPIHQAVQQFFNGQLDAAGFAKAMQALSTS is encoded by the coding sequence ATGAGACGACTTTCCCGGCTCCCCCGCACGCTGGCCGGCGGCACCGCCCTGCTCCTCGGAATGACGCTGGCCGCCTGCGGCAGCGGTTCCGGCTCCTCCGACGCGGCCGGCAGCGGCCAGATCCACGTCCTGGTCTACGGCGACGCCACCAACAAGGTCGAGAAGCAGCTGGTCGACACCTTCAACAAGACTTCCAAGGTCAAGGCCGTCCTGGACACCATCCCGGGCGCCGACTACCAGCAGAAGCTCCAGACGATCATCAACACCAAGCAGGCCCCGGACATCTTCTTCAACTGGGGCGGCGGCTCGATCGCCCCGTTCGTCAAGGCCGACCTGCTCATGCCGCTCGACGACATGATCAAGAACGACCCGGGCCTCAAGGACAACTTCCTCCCGTCGGTGTTCAACACCGCGGTGGTCGGCGGCAAGTCGTACGGCATCCCGATGCGCGGCACCCAGCCCGTCCTGCTCTTCAACAACAAGAAGGTCCTCGCCGACGCCGGCCTGACCGAGCCGAAGACCTGGGACGACCTGCTGAACGCCGTGCGCGTCCTCAAGGCCAAGGGCGTCACCCCGATCGCGCTCGGTGGCGGCGACCAGTGGCCGACGCTGATGTGGTTCGAGTACGTCTACGACCGCGTCGCCGGGCCCGGCCTGTTCGAGAAGGCGCTGGGCGGCGACAAGTCCGCCTGGAACAGCGAGGACAGCACCAAGGCGCTCGGCATGCTGAAGCAGCTGATCGACGCCGGTGCGTTCGGCACCAACTTCGACTCGGTGAAGTTCACCGACGGCGGCTCGCCGGCGCTGCTGGCCCGCGGCAAGGCAGGCTTCGAGCTGATGGGCTCCTGGGAGTACTCCACCCAGCAGGACGCCAGCCCGGACTTCACCAAGAAGGACCTCGGCTACGGTTCCTTCCCGACCGTCACCGACGGCAAGGGCGACCCGAAGGACGTCGTCGGCAACACCAACAACTTCTACTCGGTGCTGAAGAAGACCAAGCACCCCGAGGCCGTCGCCGAGTTCCTCAAGCTCCAGTACTCCGACGAGTTCGTGCAGGCGCAGCTCGCCATCGGCAACCTGCCGACCACCACCAACACCTCGAAGTTCCTCGGCACCGCCGCCAACCCGGAGTACTCCACCTTCCAGTTCGACCTGGTGAAGCAGGCCCCCTCGTTCCAGCTCTCCTGGGACCAGGCGTACCCGCCCGCCGCGATCACCCCGATCCACCAGGCCGTGCAGCAGTTCTTCAACGGACAGCTCGACGCAGCCGGTTTCGCCAAGGCCATGCAGGCCCTGTCGACCAGCTGA
- a CDS encoding LacI family DNA-binding transcriptional regulator has protein sequence MLHGMREDEEAGRVTLAQVAEEAGVSISTVSKVLNGRQDVSRPTRSKVERLLEIHGYRRTPKSAWEAPLIEIVFHELDSIWAMELIRGIENVAKDNDASVVLTESGTRHAPDPGWIEGVLRRRPLGVVLVFSSLPPEVKQQLRSRAIPFVIIDPAGDPEPDVPSVGSANWSGGVAATRHLIESGHRRIGIITGPEDMLCSLARLDGFRSAMGMAGLAVDPALVAFGDFHVEGGRLRAMEMLSRPDRPTAIFAGSDLQALGVLEAARLHGLKVPDDLSVVGYDDVALARWTSPALTTVHQPLRKMAEEAAQMLLRLRAEESTATRLELSTSLVVRSSTAPPPAGI, from the coding sequence ATGCTGCACGGCATGCGCGAAGACGAGGAGGCGGGGCGCGTCACCCTCGCCCAGGTGGCCGAAGAGGCCGGGGTCTCCATTTCGACGGTTTCGAAAGTTCTCAACGGCCGCCAGGACGTCTCCCGCCCGACCCGGAGCAAGGTCGAGCGTCTGCTGGAGATCCACGGCTACCGCCGCACGCCCAAGTCGGCCTGGGAGGCGCCGCTGATCGAGATCGTCTTCCACGAGCTCGACAGCATCTGGGCGATGGAACTGATCCGCGGCATCGAGAACGTCGCCAAGGACAACGATGCCAGCGTCGTCCTCACCGAGAGCGGCACCCGGCACGCCCCGGACCCGGGCTGGATCGAGGGCGTGCTGCGCCGCCGGCCGCTCGGCGTGGTGCTGGTCTTCTCCAGCCTGCCGCCCGAGGTCAAGCAGCAACTGCGTTCGCGGGCAATCCCGTTCGTGATCATCGACCCGGCCGGCGACCCGGAGCCGGACGTCCCGTCGGTGGGCTCCGCGAACTGGTCGGGCGGCGTCGCCGCCACCCGCCACCTGATCGAGTCCGGACACCGCCGGATCGGCATCATCACCGGCCCCGAGGACATGCTCTGCTCGCTGGCCCGGCTCGACGGGTTCCGCTCCGCGATGGGCATGGCCGGCCTCGCGGTCGACCCCGCGCTCGTCGCGTTCGGCGACTTCCACGTGGAGGGCGGGCGGCTCCGGGCGATGGAGATGCTCTCCCGCCCCGACCGGCCGACGGCCATCTTCGCCGGCAGCGACCTGCAGGCCCTCGGCGTTCTGGAGGCCGCCCGGCTGCACGGGCTCAAGGTGCCGGACGACCTGTCGGTGGTCGGCTACGACGACGTGGCGCTCGCCCGGTGGACGAGCCCGGCCCTGACCACCGTCCACCAGCCGCTGCGCAAGATGGCGGAGGAGGCGGCGCAGATGCTGCTCCGGCTGCGCGCCGAGGAGAGCACCGCCACCCGGCTCGAACTCTCCACCAGCCTGGTCGTGCGCAGCAGCACCGCCCCGCCACCGGCCGGGATCTGA
- a CDS encoding endo-1,4-beta-xylanase — MHTPECFSRSVAPSAPHTLTRTAPHPAQRKEEWHAHARTAPPCHGRRGRGRTRTARNGLPAGAADTTLRGLAEAQNRYFGTALTADNLNNSTLTAVAAAQFDMVTPGNEMKWDTVEPSRGSFNFAPGDKILSFAQAHSQRVRGHNLVWHSQLPSWVSSLPTAQVATAMTDHVTAEVTHYKGKLYAWDVVNEPFNEDGSYRQDAFTQAYGSGPAYIAAALTAAHASDPAAKLYLNDYNIEGTGTKSNAMYDLVKSLKAQGVPIDGVGFESHFIVGQVPSSLQANMQRFADLGVDVAVTELDDRTTVPATSAALTTQANEYAAVVKACLAVTRCVGVSQWGVGDADSWIPSAFSGYGAATMYDQSYQPKPAFTSAQQALGGTGTGGGGTGGGGTGGGTTGACNAVFSFDQQWQGGFNGKVTVTAGSTAVTSWKVTLTLAAGQQLSGLWSGAVTWDAAHTVMTVASTYNGSLAAGASTSFGFTVQSNGNTAAPTVGSCTAS, encoded by the coding sequence GTGCATACTCCGGAATGTTTCAGCCGCAGTGTCGCACCATCGGCCCCACACACCCTCACCCGTACCGCCCCCCACCCGGCTCAACGGAAAGAGGAATGGCATGCGCATGCTAGGACGGCACCGCCTTGCCACGGCCGCCGCGGCCGCGGCCGTACTCGCACTGCTCGGAACGGCCTCCCCGCGGGCGCCGCCGACACCACGCTCCGCGGCCTCGCCGAGGCGCAGAACCGCTACTTCGGCACCGCGCTGACCGCCGACAACCTCAACAACTCCACGCTCACCGCGGTCGCCGCGGCGCAGTTCGACATGGTCACCCCGGGCAACGAGATGAAGTGGGACACCGTCGAGCCGTCCCGCGGCAGCTTCAACTTCGCCCCCGGCGACAAGATCCTGTCCTTCGCCCAGGCCCACAGCCAGCGGGTCCGCGGCCACAACCTGGTCTGGCACAGCCAGCTCCCGTCCTGGGTGAGCAGCCTGCCCACCGCGCAGGTCGCGACCGCGATGACGGACCACGTCACCGCCGAGGTCACCCACTACAAGGGCAAGCTCTACGCCTGGGACGTCGTCAACGAGCCGTTCAACGAGGACGGCAGCTACCGGCAGGACGCGTTCACCCAGGCGTACGGCTCGGGCCCCGCCTACATCGCGGCCGCCCTGACCGCCGCCCACGCCTCCGACCCGGCGGCCAAGCTCTACCTGAACGACTACAACATCGAGGGCACCGGCACCAAGAGCAACGCCATGTACGACCTGGTGAAGTCGCTCAAGGCGCAGGGCGTCCCGATCGACGGCGTGGGCTTCGAGAGCCACTTCATCGTGGGCCAGGTGCCCTCCAGCCTCCAGGCCAACATGCAGCGCTTCGCCGACCTCGGCGTGGACGTCGCCGTCACCGAACTCGACGACCGCACCACCGTGCCCGCCACCAGCGCGGCCCTGACCACCCAGGCCAACGAGTACGCGGCCGTGGTGAAGGCCTGTCTGGCCGTGACCCGCTGCGTCGGGGTGAGCCAGTGGGGCGTCGGCGACGCCGACTCGTGGATCCCGAGCGCCTTCTCCGGCTACGGCGCGGCCACCATGTACGACCAGAGCTACCAGCCGAAGCCGGCGTTCACCTCCGCCCAGCAGGCCCTCGGCGGCACCGGGACGGGCGGCGGCGGCACCGGCGGCGGCGGGACGGGCGGCGGCACCACCGGCGCCTGCAACGCGGTCTTCTCCTTCGACCAGCAGTGGCAGGGCGGCTTCAACGGCAAGGTGACGGTGACCGCGGGCAGCACGGCGGTCACCAGCTGGAAGGTGACGCTCACCCTGGCCGCCGGACAGCAGCTCTCCGGGCTCTGGAGCGGCGCGGTGACCTGGGACGCCGCGCACACCGTGATGACGGTCGCCTCGACCTACAACGGGAGCCTGGCGGCGGGTGCCTCCACCAGCTTCGGCTTCACGGTGCAGTCCAACGGCAACACCGCGGCCCCCACCGTGGGGAGCTGCACGGCCTCCTGA
- a CDS encoding Crp/Fnr family transcriptional regulator, with translation MDDVLRRAALFAALDDDQAAELRASMTEVTLARGESLFHEGDPGDRLYVVVEGKVKLHRASPDGRENMLAVLGPSEMIGELSLFDPGPRTATATALTEVKLLGLGHGDLLPLLHARPEVSIALLRAIARRLRRTNDVMSDLVFSDVPGRVAKALLDLSRRFGVQSEEGIHVSHDLTQEELAQLVGASRETVNKALADFAGRGWLKLEARAVVLLDVERLSRRSR, from the coding sequence GTGGACGACGTTCTTCGCCGCGCCGCGCTGTTCGCAGCCCTCGATGACGACCAGGCTGCCGAGCTCCGCGCTTCCATGACCGAGGTGACCCTCGCCCGCGGCGAGTCGCTGTTCCACGAGGGCGATCCGGGCGACCGCCTGTACGTCGTCGTCGAGGGCAAGGTGAAGCTGCACCGCGCCTCGCCGGACGGCCGCGAGAACATGCTCGCGGTGCTCGGCCCCAGCGAGATGATCGGCGAGCTGTCCCTCTTCGACCCCGGACCGCGCACCGCGACCGCCACCGCGCTCACCGAGGTGAAGCTGCTCGGCCTCGGCCACGGCGACCTGCTGCCGCTGCTGCACGCCCGGCCCGAGGTGTCGATCGCGCTGCTGCGCGCCATCGCCCGCCGGCTGCGCCGCACCAACGACGTCATGTCCGACCTGGTCTTCTCGGACGTGCCCGGCCGCGTGGCCAAGGCGCTGCTGGACCTCTCCCGGCGATTCGGCGTGCAGTCCGAGGAGGGCATCCACGTCTCCCACGACCTCACCCAGGAGGAGCTGGCCCAGCTGGTCGGCGCCTCCCGCGAGACGGTCAACAAGGCGCTCGCCGACTTCGCCGGCCGCGGCTGGCTGAAGCTGGAGGCCCGCGCCGTCGTCCTGCTCGACGTCGAGCGCCTCTCGCGCCGCTCGCGCTGA
- a CDS encoding MBL fold metallo-hydrolase, whose translation MSGLLPGDPAATVGGGATERALCVLAPNPSPMTLDGTNTWLLSEPGSALAAVVDPGPLDEGHLRRVIDLAERQGKRIAVTLLTHGHHDHAEGAARFAELTGTRVRALDPAYRLGDEGLRDGEGIDVGGLEIRVVGTPGHTADSLTFHLPADGAILTGDTVLGRGTTMVAHPDGRLGDYLDSLRRLHTMASAHGVRTVLPGHGPVLADALGAVDYYLAHRAHRLAQVETAVEAGCRTPAEVVARVYADVDRALWPAAELSVRAQLSYLEEHGLI comes from the coding sequence GTGAGCGGTCTCCTTCCGGGCGACCCCGCCGCCACCGTCGGCGGCGGGGCCACCGAGCGGGCGCTCTGCGTGCTGGCGCCCAACCCCTCCCCGATGACGCTGGACGGCACCAACACCTGGCTGCTGTCCGAGCCCGGGTCCGCGCTCGCTGCCGTCGTCGACCCCGGCCCCCTCGACGAGGGCCACCTGCGGCGCGTGATCGACCTGGCCGAGCGGCAGGGCAAGCGGATCGCCGTCACCCTGCTCACCCACGGCCACCACGACCACGCGGAGGGCGCGGCGCGGTTCGCCGAACTGACCGGCACCAGGGTCCGGGCGCTCGACCCGGCGTACCGCCTCGGCGACGAGGGGCTGCGGGACGGCGAGGGGATCGACGTCGGCGGCCTGGAGATCCGGGTGGTCGGCACCCCAGGCCACACCGCGGACTCGCTGACCTTCCACCTGCCGGCCGACGGCGCGATCCTGACCGGCGACACCGTGCTGGGCCGCGGCACCACGATGGTCGCCCACCCGGACGGTCGCCTCGGCGACTACCTGGATTCGCTGCGCCGCCTGCACACCATGGCGTCGGCGCACGGGGTCCGCACGGTGCTGCCCGGGCACGGGCCGGTGCTGGCGGACGCGCTGGGCGCGGTGGACTACTACCTCGCGCACCGGGCGCACCGGCTCGCCCAGGTGGAGACGGCCGTGGAGGCGGGCTGCCGGACGCCCGCCGAGGTGGTGGCCCGGGTGTACGCGGACGTGGACCGGGCGCTGTGGCCCGCGGCCGAACTGTCGGTGCGGGCCCAGCTGAGCTACCTGGAGGAGCACGGGCTCATCTGA